The window GGAGCTGCGGGTGATCGTTCAGCACCGCCTGGGCAGGCTGCTGCCCGGCGAGGCGAGCATCCTGATCGGCGTGGCGAGCCCGCACCGACGCGCGGCATTGGAGGCGTGCGACTTCCTGATCGAGCACCTCAAGGTCCACCTTCCTGTCTGGAAGCACGAGGCGGATGAGGAGGGCGAACACTGGGTAGACGGGCAGACCGGGCATCCCACCCTATAACGCCGGGAGACGACCACGCGCCGCCTCTGTTCAACGGGAGCGGGGCTGCGGGTTGCTGCGGGCGTGTTCCTCGAAATGGAGGTAATACCGGCTCGCCAGCGCGGCCATGAGCACCACGACGAACCCGAGGACGGCGAGCTGGGGCCAGCCTGACCGCCCCGTCACGAGCCCGTTGAACACGAAGTGCAGGGCGACGCTCAGGAGCAGACCGCGCGAGCGCCACCAGCGTCCGCCGCGCAGGTGACGGCCTCCCAGGGCGTACCCCTGCGGGGCGCTGAACAGGGCGTGGGCCAGGGTGGTGAGCAGGGCGTGCCACGTGGCGGCGGGCGCGCCGAAGCCCAGCGTGTAGGTGACGTTCTCCAGCAGGGCGAAGCCCAGCGCGGCGGTGACCGCGTACACGAGACCGTCCATCGGCTCGTCGAAGGCGCGCTCGGTGGTCGCCGTGCTCGCCGCGAGGAACTTGGTGACCTCCTCGATGACCGCGGCGAGGAGCAGCACGAGCCATACCACGTCCAGGCGCTGAAAGCTGCCCTCGAAGGCGGCGGAGACGGCCCAGGCCACCATGCCCCACGCGAAGGTGCGCGCGAGCAGCCACGGGGGCTCGGGGTGGCGGTCGCGCCGCACGAAGAACCACAACCACCCGAACGTCAAGATCACCGACAGGGCGAGCGGGAGGGCGACGGACACGCCGGGCCCTAGGTGCGGACGAGCCGAGCGGGGGCGGCGAGCACCGACTGGTGGGCGAGGTGGGTCAGCGCCAGGGCGAGCGCGTCGGCGGCGTGGTTGTTGAACAGCTCACCGAGGCCCAGGGACGCCTTGACCATGTAGATCACCTGCTCCTTGTCGGCGCGGCCCGTGCCCACCACCGAGCGCTTGACCTGCATGGGGCCGTAGGCGTGAACGGGCACGCCCGCCTGCGCGCACGCGAGCTGCACCACCCCGAAGGCCTGCCCCACCTTGAAGGCCACGTCGGCCTGGCGGCGCAGGATCTGGTCCTCGATGGCGACCGCATCGGGCCGGTACTCCGCCAGGAGACGCGAGACCTCCTCGTGGAGGTACTGGAGGCGGCGCGGCATCACCCAGGCGCTCTCGGTGGTCAGGCAGATGTGGTGAAGGTGGCGCGCCCGGCGCACGTCTCCCTCGACCAGCCCCAGGCCGAGGTTGGCGAGGCCGGGGTCGACGCCGAGCACGATCATGCGGGCAGGATAGCAAGTTCCCGCGCGAACGCCGGTGATTTTTCGCGTGCCGGACGCTGCGCCCGCCGGCATGACCGCAGAGCCGCCACGAAACACCGCCCGGCGAACGTGCGCGGGCGGAGAGGGGGGATGGCCGGGTCAGTGGCTGCCGCAGCCGCCGCTGCCCGCCCCGTCGGGGGACTGGGAGCCGTCGGTGCGGAAGGAGTGGCCGCAGCCGCAAGAGCTCGTGGCGTTGGGATTGTGGACCGTGAAGCCGCCGCCCATCATGTTCTCCACGAAATCCACCTCGCTGCCGAGCAGCAGGGGCAGGCTCATGCGGTCCACGACGAGCTTCACACCGCGGTCCACCACTACGGTGTCGCCCTCGAGTTCGCGGTCGTCGATGGCCATGCCGTACTGGTAGCCGCTGCATCCGCCGCTCTTGATAAACACGCGCACTCCGGCGTTGTCCTTGCCGCTTTGCGAGAGGATCGCCAGCGCCTTCTGGGCGCCGAATTCACTGATGCTGAGAGGACGGGCGGGCGCGCCGTCCTGGAGGTTGGAGTTCAGGGTCGCCGTCATGCGTGAAGCGTAACACCATTGGGGAAAGGAAAAAGTGCCCGGGAGGCAAACTCCGCCGCCTGCGTAGACAGCGCCCCCGGCACGCCCCAGGCCCTTGCATGAAGGTTGTCGCTTACATTCCTTGAGCGCATTCGTATTAAGATTGGGGTATGACCAACCCTTACGCCGAGTGGTTCGAGCAGCTCCGCGCGGAGTACGGCGAGCAGCTCGGGGCCATGCCGCTGCCCGAGGGTCTGCCCGAGCACCTGCGGACGCTGATTCTGGCGGGCGACGAGCAGGCCATCCAGTTTATGATCAAGCTCGCGTGGCAGTTCGGCGCCCAGGTCGGCTACGCGGCGGGCACCAAGCGCGAGGAGGCCCACACCGTCGTGAGCCGCCCGAGCCGCGTGCAGGCCTGACCCCGGGCCCGACCCCCTCCCCCACCCCATCTGGCCCCACCCCGAGGCCGGATGGGGTGTTTCGGTGGAGGGGGCGGGGCGCTCTGCCATCATGGGCCGCATGACCTCCCCCTTCGCCGCGCCCCTCGTCCTCCAGGCTCAGTTCTCGGAACGTGTGTGGGGGGGAAGGCGGCTCGCTCCCGAGGCCCCGTCCCCCGTGGGGGAGGCGTGGGTGGTGTACGAGGGCAACGTGGTGGCGGGCGGGCCCCACGCCGGGCGCACCCTCGGGGGGCTGAGCGGGGCCCACCCGGCGGAGGTGCTCGGAAGCCGCGCGCGGGAGGAGCGCTTTCCGCTGCTGATCAAGCTGCTCGACTGCGCCGAATGGCTGAGCGTGCAGGTCCACCCGGACGACGGGCAGGCGCGCGAGTTGGCGGGAGAAGGGCAGCTCGGCAAGACGGAGGCCTGGCACATCCTGGAGGCCGAGCCGGGGGCCGAACTCATCGCGGGGGTGCGCCCCGGGACCGGGACCGACGAGTTGCGCGCCGCCATCTTGGAGGGCCGGGTGATGGACCACGCCCGGCGCCAGCCCGTCTCGGCGGGGGACACGGTCCTGATGCCCGCCGGAACGCTGCACGCGCTGGGGCCGGGCCTGTTCCTCTACGAGGTGCAGCAGACCTCGGACCTGACCTACCGCGTCTACGACTGGGACCGCCCCCCGAGCGCGGGCCGAGCCCTGCACCTGCGCGAGAGCGCCCTCGTGACGACGAACGCGCAGGCTGCGGTCGAGCACAGCGGCCCCCCCCGGGCCGGGGAAGCGCAGGAACTCACCCGCTGCGACTACTTCATCCTCGAACGCCTCGCGGGCGGGGAGGCCGTGGAGGGCGACACGCGCGGCGAAAGTTTTCACGCCGTGACGGTGATCTCCGGGGAGGCACGGCTGAGGTGGGAGGGCGGCGAGGTCACGCTCGGGGCCCTCGACTCGGTGGTCGTCCCGGCGGCCCTGGGAACGTACCGCCTGGAGGGGGACTTCACGGCCCTGCGCTCCCGGCTGCCCTGAATCGGACGGGACACCCCAGGTCGCGGGGATGGACCTGGGGTGCCGTTCGGACGGACGCGCTCAGGGGCGCGAGGAGTCCTGGTCCTGGCTGATCGTGGGGGCGGAGGCGAGGGCCTGGAGGCCGAGGTTAAGGAGGGTGTCCTGGCCGCGGGTGAGGAGGCGGATGTCGGCCTCGCCGCCGTCGTGGGCGACGTTGGGGGTCACGCGCACGGGGTAGGGGGTGCCGTCGGGCTTGGCGTAGTTCAGGATGGTGAGTTGCAGGGCGGCGTCCTCGCCCACCGGGAAGATGCGGGTGGCCGTGTTGCCGACGCCCGCGGTGGCGCTGCCGATCACCGGGCCGCGCCCGGCGTACTGGACCTCGTAGGCGAAGAACTCGCTGCACGAGGCGCTGCCGCGGTCCACGAGCACCGCGAGCGGCCCGGTCCAGAGCTGGGGGCTGCGCACGCTGCCGAAGCTGCGTCCGTTCTCGAAGCGGGTGCCGCGGCTCACGCGGGTCGAGTCGTCGCCCTCGGCCCCGCGCGCCACCCGCGTGAAGGCGGGCACGAAGGCACTCACCGAGCTGTCGCATTCGGCGAGGCTGCCCCCCGTGTTGCCGCGCAGGTCCACGATCAGTCCCTGGGCCCCGCGCGTGCGCGCCTGCGCCACGAGGTCGTGCACCTGCTGGGCGATGCCGCCGCCCGCCAGGAAGGTGGGGATGCGCAACACCGCGACGTTCTGGGCCGCCCCCGCGAAGCTCAGCCGCGGCAGGTCACGGGTGGAGCTGTCGCGTGAGGTCAGCGAGACGGTGAGGGGCGAGCCCCCGCGCTCCACCCCGAGGCTGACCGTGCGGCCCGCGATCCGCGCGTCACGCAGTCCCGCGAAGGTATACGGCTGGCCGTCGAGGGTCAGCAGCACGTCCCCGCGCGTCAGGCCCGCCTCCTCGGCGGCGCTCGCGGGCACGACCTCGAGCACCACCCGGTTCTCGCCGTCGAGGGGAGCGAGCTTGACCCCGAACTGACGGCGGTTGCCGCCCGTGGCGCTCGCCACGAAGTCCCGGAAGTCCTCGGGCGTCTGGAAGAAACTGTGCTCGTCGCCGAGGGCCGTGAGTTCGGCCTCGATCACGGGGTAGGCCTTCTCGGCGGGGCAGGTCGTCGGCGTGGGCGCGCACGCGGCGTCGAGCCGCGCCTGGTACTCGCGCCCCAGGGCCACCCGGTCCACCGTGGAGAGCCCGCCGTACTCCTGCTGGAGCAGGAGGTTGACCTGATCGAAGGTCGCCTGGGCGGGCGAGACGGACGCCGCGCCCTGGGCCCCCGCCACCGGGCCCAGCGGTCCGGTCGTGAGCAGGGTCGCGGCAGCGAGGACGGACAGGTGGGAGGCCGCGCGGCGGCGGGAGAGGGGGGTCATGACCCTTCTCATTCTGCTCTGAACAGATGGGAAGTTGGTGGGCCGAAAAAGCCGCGTGAGTCACAAAAAAGCGGTCCGCTCTCCGCCGCCCAGGACAGGCCATCGCCCTTAGCGGGGGTTTGGAAAGGTCGGCTGGACGGGCTGCCCTGAGCTTCCAGCACGGGCCCCCTGGCGTTGGAAGCTGACGTCCCCTACACCACCGGGCGGCGCTGGTAGAGGTCCACGATGCGGCGCAGGAAGCGCAGACCGGGGACGAGGCTGCTCGCCTGGACCCACTCGTCCTCGCGGTGGGCGTTGCCGCCGCGGTAGACGCCGACCGCGATGGCGGGCAGCGAGTGGGGCACGGCGGCGTTGGCGTCGGTGCTGCTCGACGCGAGGCGCAAGTCGGTGCGGTGCTCGAGTGCGGCGTCGCGGGCGAGGTCGAGCAGGGACTCGGCCCCCAGGTCCCCACCGGGGCGGTCGCCCACCCGCTCGAGATGGACGTTCACCCCGACCTCGCGGGCGGCGGAGTGGATCGCCGCCTGCGCCCGCGCGTCGAGGTCGGCGAGGACCTGCGGGTCGAGCGAGCGCAGGTCGAGGAGGAGTTCGGCGCTCCCGGCGATGGAGTTCACGCTCGTGCCCCCCGAGGCGAGGCCCACGTTGAGGGTGGTGCGCGGCGACAGGGGGCGGCGCAGGGCGTACAAGGCGCTGATCGCCACCCCGAGCGCGTGCAGGGCGCTGGGAGCCTGGTCGCCCCACGAGTGTCCGCCCGGCCCCAGGAAGACGGCCCGGTAACGCCGCACCCCGACCGCCCGGGTGACCGCCACGCCGAGGTAGCCGTCCACCGCGATGAAAGCCCCGAGCTCGGGGCGGTGGCGGGCGAGGAGGTGCTTGGCCCCGCGCAGGTCGCCCAGGCCCTCCTCGCCCACGTTGGCGGCGACCCAGAGGGGGCGGCGCAGGGTGGCCTCGTGCCCACGCAGGCCCTCCAGCAGGGCGGTCACGACCGCGAGGCTGGCGCTGTTGTCGCCGACGCCGGGGCCGATGAGTCTTCCGCGTTCCTCGCGCACGGTCACGTCGGTGCCGCGGGCGAACACCGTGTCGAGGTGGGCGGCGAGGAGCAAGGCGGGGCGGCCCTCGGTGCCGGGGGGGGTCAGGCGGGTGAGGACGTTGCCCACCTCGTCGCGCTCGGTGCGGTAGCCGAGCCCCCCCCACAGCTCGGCCATCAGCGCGGCGCGCGCCTCCTCCTCGAAGGTGGGGGCGGGCGTCTGCGCGATGCGCGTGAGGTACGAGAGGGGCATCGCGGGCGATTGTAGCGGCTGGGTTCGGCGCAAGGTCGCAACCCCTTCCCCCATCGTTCCGGGGTGGGGAACGGCACGACCCCCGGCCACTTGGACCGGGGGCTCGAAAAAGGGCGAGGTCAGCGGCGCAGCATCCGGCTGCCGATCATCCCGGCGAGGCCGACCAGCCCCGCCTTGACGAGCGGGTTGCTCAAGGCGCCGCCCTGACCGAAGGCGGCCTCCAGCGGGCTGCGGCCATCCTGCATGGGGGCCTGCGCGGTGCGGGTGTAGGCCTCGATCATGTCGTCGTCGTCGTCGTGGCGGACCTGCTGCACCGGGCTGTAGGGGCTTTGGACCATCGCGTCGCCCATCTGCCGCCGCTGATCGGCGGGCATCTGCCCGAAGTACTCGCGCATGATCTGCTGGCGCTCGTCGGGCGAGGCGTTTTGCATGTAGTCCTGGATGTAGGCGGCGGCCTCCTGCGGGCTGACCATCCCGTCCATGTTGGTGTCGCGGGGGTCGAGGCGGGCCATCTGCTCGTGGCGGTCACGTTGCTGGAAGAACATGGGAGCACCTCCTGTGGAGTGGGGGGTAGAGCGTGCGGACGCCTCTCAACCTACGCACCTCCCCCCCAGCGTGCGTGAGGGCACACTTCAGGGCGATTTATGCCCCCCGCGCGAAGCGGGCGAGCGGGTGAGGCGGGACAATCGAGCGCCGGGCGCCGCGTTAGATTGCGTTCTATGCGTTCTCTCGTCCTGATCGGTCACGGCTCCCACCTCAACGGCGAGTCGGCGGGCGCGGTGTACCGTTACGCGGAGCTGCTGCGCGGGCGCGGCCTCTTCGACGAGGTGGTCGAGGGTTATTGGAAGGAAGAACCGTCTCTGCGGCAGGTGCTGAGGACCACCGCGAGCACCGACGTGACGGTGATCCCCATGTTCATCTCCGAGGGCTACTTCACCGAGACGGTGATTCCGCGCGAACTCGGCCTGGGTCACCAGGGCCCGGTGCCCCCGGAGGGCGTGGCCCGGGTTCTCGGCGGGCGGACGGTGCGCTACACCCTCCCCTACGGGGTCCACCCGGGCATGGGCGACGTGATCCTGGCGCGGGCCCGCGAGGCGCTGCCCGACCTGAACGCGGAAGACACCGCCCTGATCGTGCTCGGGCACGGCACCACCCGCAACGAGAACTCCAACCGGGTCATCTACGGCAACGCCGACCGCCTGCGCGACAGTGGCCTCTTCGCGGAAGTCCATGCCCTCTTCCTCGACGAGGAGCCCAAGGTGGGCACGTGGCCGGACCGGGTGAAGGCCCCCCGGGTGGTCGTCGTGCCCTTCTTCGCCTCGGAGGGGTGGCACACGCTGGAGACGATTCCCGAGGACATGGGCCTGACGGGCGAGGTGACCGAATTCCCGGAGAACCCGCACGGCGCGCAGACGGTGTACTACGCGAGGCCCGTCGGGACCCACCCGGCGGTCGCGGACGTGGTGCTGCACCTCGCCGAGGAGGCGCGCGGGGCGTCGGAGCGGGGCGGGGACGAGGAGCGGGCGCACGCGGAGGCGTGGAAGGCCTTCCTGGCCCTCGCGCGGCGCGGCACCCGGCTCGGGGAGGCGATGGTCACCCCGCACGCGGGCATGTTCGAGCTACGGCACGCCCTCGACGAGGGGCGCCCCGCCGACGACCTCA is drawn from Deinococcus planocerae and contains these coding sequences:
- a CDS encoding PrsW family intramembrane metalloprotease, with amino-acid sequence MSVALPLALSVILTFGWLWFFVRRDRHPEPPWLLARTFAWGMVAWAVSAAFEGSFQRLDVVWLVLLLAAVIEEVTKFLAASTATTERAFDEPMDGLVYAVTAALGFALLENVTYTLGFGAPAATWHALLTTLAHALFSAPQGYALGGRHLRGGRWWRSRGLLLSVALHFVFNGLVTGRSGWPQLAVLGFVVVLMAALASRYYLHFEEHARSNPQPRSR
- the ruvC gene encoding crossover junction endodeoxyribonuclease RuvC, coding for MIVLGVDPGLANLGLGLVEGDVRRARHLHHICLTTESAWVMPRRLQYLHEEVSRLLAEYRPDAVAIEDQILRRQADVAFKVGQAFGVVQLACAQAGVPVHAYGPMQVKRSVVGTGRADKEQVIYMVKASLGLGELFNNHAADALALALTHLAHQSVLAAPARLVRT
- a CDS encoding HesB/IscA family protein, which encodes MTATLNSNLQDGAPARPLSISEFGAQKALAILSQSGKDNAGVRVFIKSGGCSGYQYGMAIDDRELEGDTVVVDRGVKLVVDRMSLPLLLGSEVDFVENMMGGGFTVHNPNATSSCGCGHSFRTDGSQSPDGAGSGGCGSH
- a CDS encoding DdrH, whose protein sequence is MTNPYAEWFEQLRAEYGEQLGAMPLPEGLPEHLRTLILAGDEQAIQFMIKLAWQFGAQVGYAAGTKREEAHTVVSRPSRVQA
- a CDS encoding type I phosphomannose isomerase catalytic subunit, translating into MTSPFAAPLVLQAQFSERVWGGRRLAPEAPSPVGEAWVVYEGNVVAGGPHAGRTLGGLSGAHPAEVLGSRAREERFPLLIKLLDCAEWLSVQVHPDDGQARELAGEGQLGKTEAWHILEAEPGAELIAGVRPGTGTDELRAAILEGRVMDHARRQPVSAGDTVLMPAGTLHALGPGLFLYEVQQTSDLTYRVYDWDRPPSAGRALHLRESALVTTNAQAAVEHSGPPRAGEAQELTRCDYFILERLAGGEAVEGDTRGESFHAVTVISGEARLRWEGGEVTLGALDSVVVPAALGTYRLEGDFTALRSRLP
- a CDS encoding S41 family peptidase, whose translation is MTPLSRRRAASHLSVLAAATLLTTGPLGPVAGAQGAASVSPAQATFDQVNLLLQQEYGGLSTVDRVALGREYQARLDAACAPTPTTCPAEKAYPVIEAELTALGDEHSFFQTPEDFRDFVASATGGNRRQFGVKLAPLDGENRVVLEVVPASAAEEAGLTRGDVLLTLDGQPYTFAGLRDARIAGRTVSLGVERGGSPLTVSLTSRDSSTRDLPRLSFAGAAQNVAVLRIPTFLAGGGIAQQVHDLVAQARTRGAQGLIVDLRGNTGGSLAECDSSVSAFVPAFTRVARGAEGDDSTRVSRGTRFENGRSFGSVRSPQLWTGPLAVLVDRGSASCSEFFAYEVQYAGRGPVIGSATAGVGNTATRIFPVGEDAALQLTILNYAKPDGTPYPVRVTPNVAHDGGEADIRLLTRGQDTLLNLGLQALASAPTISQDQDSSRP
- a CDS encoding M20/M25/M40 family metallo-hydrolase, coding for MPLSYLTRIAQTPAPTFEEEARAALMAELWGGLGYRTERDEVGNVLTRLTPPGTEGRPALLLAAHLDTVFARGTDVTVREERGRLIGPGVGDNSASLAVVTALLEGLRGHEATLRRPLWVAANVGEEGLGDLRGAKHLLARHRPELGAFIAVDGYLGVAVTRAVGVRRYRAVFLGPGGHSWGDQAPSALHALGVAISALYALRRPLSPRTTLNVGLASGGTSVNSIAGSAELLLDLRSLDPQVLADLDARAQAAIHSAAREVGVNVHLERVGDRPGGDLGAESLLDLARDAALEHRTDLRLASSSTDANAAVPHSLPAIAVGVYRGGNAHREDEWVQASSLVPGLRFLRRIVDLYQRRPVV
- a CDS encoding DR2241 family protein, coding for MPPARSGRAGEAGQSSAGRRVRLRSMRSLVLIGHGSHLNGESAGAVYRYAELLRGRGLFDEVVEGYWKEEPSLRQVLRTTASTDVTVIPMFISEGYFTETVIPRELGLGHQGPVPPEGVARVLGGRTVRYTLPYGVHPGMGDVILARAREALPDLNAEDTALIVLGHGTTRNENSNRVIYGNADRLRDSGLFAEVHALFLDEEPKVGTWPDRVKAPRVVVVPFFASEGWHTLETIPEDMGLTGEVTEFPENPHGAQTVYYARPVGTHPAVADVVLHLAEEARGASERGGDEERAHAEAWKAFLALARRGTRLGEAMVTPHAGMFELRHALDEGRPADDLTTAVTPEGLRDLTRRDEGGHHRPVHTLRNLPRGWRAVLSEADLPRGIHYLYPAVVEEGYAQHCHSLHATPWPTTARRQTGIYAKVTRATPEQVEDVAKDVCGGCLKTRLWAGEKLPRTFFSGVPGAIPCAEACTYLIAEVREEVSGKRGGSGAGHAD